GAAGCCCTTCGACAGCTGGTCGGCCATCGCCCACAGCGAGTCGCCGGTGCGCTGGAAGCCGAACATCGAGTAGAAGATGTAGACCGGGATCATCGGCTCGCCGTGGGTGGCGTACGCCGAGCCCGCGGCCGTCATCGACGCGACCGCGCCGGCCTCGCTGATGCCCTCGTGGAGGAGCTGGCCGGCGGTCGACTCCTTGTAGGCGAGAAGGATCTTGCGGTCCACCGACTCGTACGACTGACCGTGCGGGTTGTAGACCTTCGCGGTCGGGAACATCGAGTCCATGCCGAACGTCCGGAACTCGTCCGGTGCGATCGGGACGATGCGCGAGCCGACGCCCTTGTCCCGCATCAGGTTCCGGAGAAGGCGCACGAAGGCCATCGTGGTCGCGATCGCCTGGGTGCCCGAGCCGCCTCGCAGCTCCGCGTACGTCTCGTCCGCGGGCAGCTCCAACGGCTTCGCGCGGACGACGCGCTTGGGCAGCGAACCACCCAGCTGGCGACGACGCTCGCGCATGTAGTGCATCTCGTCGGAGTCCTCGCCGGGGTGGTAGAACGGCGCGATGTCGGACCCGTCGATGTCCTCGTCGCTGATCGGCAGGTGCAGCCGGTCACGGAACTTCTTGAGGTCGGCCTTCGTGAGCTTCTTCATCTGGTGGGTCGCGTTGCGGCCCTCCAGGGCGTCGATCGTCCAGCCCTTGATCGTCTGGGCCAGGATCACCGTCGGCTGCCCGGTGTGCTTCATCGCGGCCTCGAACGCGGCGTACACCTTGCGGTAGTCGTGACCACCGCGCGGGAGCTTGGAGATCTGGTCGTCGGTGAGGTGCTCGACCATCTTGAGGAGCCGCGGGTCGGCACCGAAGAAGTGGTCGCGCGTGTAGTCGCCGTCCTCGATCGAGTACGTCTGGAACTGACCGTCGGGCGTGCGGTTCATCTGGTTGACGAGGACCCCGTCGACGTCGCGGGCGAGCAGGTCGTCCCACTCGCGGCCCCAGATCACCTTGATGACGTTCCAGCCGGCACCGCGGAACGTCGACTCGAGCTCCTGGATGATCTTGCCGTTGCCGCGGACGGGCCCGTCGAGCTGCTGGAGGTTGCAGTTGATGACGAACGTGAGGTTGTCGAGCTCCTCGCGGGCCGCGAGGCCGATCGCGCCGAGGGACTCCGGCTCGCCCATCTCGCCGTCGCCGAGGAATGCCCAGACCCGCTGCTCGCTGGTGTCCTTGATGCCACGGTTCTGGAGGTAGCGGTTGAAGCGCGCCTGGTAGATCGAGTTGAGCGCGGCGAGCCCCATCGAGACCGTCGGGAACTCCCAGAAGTCGGGCATCAGTCGCGGGTGCGGGTACGAGGAGAGGCCCTGGCCCGTCCCGTGGCTGACCTCCTGGCGGAACCGGTCGAGCTGGTCCTCGTTCAGGCGGCCCTCCAAGTACGCGCGGGCGTAGATGCCGGGGGAGGCGTGGCCCTGGATGAAGACCTGGTCTCCGCCACCGGGGTGGTCCTTGCCGCGGAAGAAGTGGTTGAAGCCGACCTCGTACAGGCTCGCCGCCGACTGGTACGTGGCGATGTGGCCGCCGACGCCGAGACCGGGGCGGTTGGCGCGCGACACCATCACCGCGGCGTTCCAGCGGATGTAGGCGCGGATGCGGCGCTCGATGTCCTCGTCGCCGGGGAACCAGGGCTCACGCTCCGGCGGGATCGAGTTGATGTAGTCGGTGCTGGTGAGCGCGGGGACCCCGACCTGCTTCTCGCGGGCCCGCTCGAGCAGGCGGAGCATCACGTAACGTGCGCGGCCGCGTCCGCGTTCGTCGACCATCTCGTCGAACGACTCCAGCCATTCGGTGGTCTCGTCCGGGTCGATGTCGGGGAGCTGAGACGGGAGGCCCTCGTGGATGACGGGGGGCCGCTCGGGTGACTGAGCCACTTCTCGAATCCTTCTCTCGCACAGATCGCCGTCGCGACGGGTGTGCGCGGCAGCGGCGTTCGACGGCGTCGGGGTACGTAGCCGTCGGTCCTTCCTCCAGTCTCCCACTGCGTGAAAGTACCCGCGAGTAGCCACGGTCCCGCCGGCACGGAACCCTCGATGGGGCGCGCTCACTGCCACCGACGCGCCGGGAGCCGCTAGTGTGTGGCGCCTAGGCACGAGGACGCCTGGGCAAGCACATACGAGGAGGCATCGGTGAGCGCCACCGCGCACGACGCGGACCGTCCGGGGCAGGGCGACCGTCTGGGTTTCAAGCCCGACATGGTGGTCCAGGAGCTCGGATGGGACGAGGACGTCGATGACGTGCTCCGCGAGGCGATCGAGGATCGCATCGGCAGCGAGATGGTCGACGGCGACTACGGCGAGGTCGTGGACGGGGTCGTCCTCTGGTGGCGGGAGGGCGATGGCGATCTCGCCGACGCCCTGATGGACTCGCTCCAGGATCTCGTCGAGGGCGGCACGGTCTGGTTGATGACCCCGAAGGTGGGTCGGCCGGGGTACGTCGACAACGCAGACATCGCCGAGGCGGCGCCGATCGCGGGGCTGTCGACCACGACGACGGCGTCCGCGGGGTCCGACTGGGCGGCGACGAGGCTGTCGACCCACAAGCGCTGACCGCAGCGGACGGGGCCCGCGTCCAGATGTAACTCATGGTTACAATGCTGGGCATCGCGTCGCCCACCCTGAGGTCTGTCATGAACCACGCTCTTCGCGGCCCCGGCCACCACCGTGCCGGTGCCGCTGTGCTGTCCCTGGCGACGCTCGCCACGTCCGGCGTCGTCCGTCCGTACGGCCCCCGCGCCCTCGGCGGTGTCGGTCGCGCGCTCGTCCGCTGGGGCACCGGCCTCGCCGGCGGATACGCCTCGCTCGCCGCCCGGAGCCCGAGCGGCATCGCGATCGACGACGAGCTCGGGTCGATCACCTTCAGCGACCTCGGGGCGCAGGCCAACGCTCTCGCACGGGCGCTGGCCGAGCTCGGCGTGGGTGAGGGCGACGGCGTCGCTCTGATGGCGCGCAACCACCGGTGGTTCATCATCACCGCGATCGCCGTCGGCCGGCTGGGTGCCGACGTCCTCTACCTCAACACCGCCTTCTCCGGTCCGCAGACCCGCGAGCTGCTCGAGCGGGAGAAGCCTCGCGTCCTCGTCCACGATCAGGAGTTCGCCGACGTCGTGGAGGGCGCGCCGGCGGACGTGGCGCGGATCATCGCCTGGGAGGAGACGCCCGGCCACCGGCGTACGCTCGCCGCGCTCGTCGCGTCGCAGTCCGGCGAGGAGCTCCGGCCGCCCAGCCGCGAGGGCCACTCCGTGATCCTGACGTCCGGCACGACCGGCGCACCGAAGGGTGCGAGCCGCGGGTCCGGGTCGCTGTCGGCCGGTGCCGCGCTCCTGTCCCGCATCCCGCTGCGCGGCGGCATGCGGGTCCACATCGCAGCGCCGCTGTTCCACACCTGGGGATGGGGTCATCTCAACCTCGCGATGCTGCTCGGGTCCACGCTGGTGCTCCGGCGCCGCTACGAGCCGCGCGACTTCCTGAGCACCCTCGCGCAGCAGCGCTGCCAGGCGGCCGTCGTGATCCCCGTGATGCTGCAGCGCGCCCTCCAGCTCCCGAGGGCCGAGCTCGACGCGTACGACCTGAGTGCCCTGAAGATCGTCGCGGCGAGCGGGTCGGCGCTGCCGGGCGACCTGGCGACGGCGTGGATGGACCAGTTCGGCGACAACCTCTACAACACCTACGGATCCACCGAGTGCGCGTGGGTGACGATCGCGCAGCCGGCCGAGATGCGTGCCCGTCCGGGGACTGCCGGCGCGCCGCCGATCGGCACCGTCGTCGCGCTGTACGACGCCGAGGGTCGGCCGTCGACCACCGGTCAGGGGCGGATCTTCGTCCGCAACGGCCTCCCGTTCGAGGGCTACACGAACGGGACCGGCAAGGAGGTCGTCGACGGGATGATGTCGACCGGTGACGTGGGGTCGATCCGCGACGGGCTGCTCTTCGTCGACGGGCGTGACGACGACATGATCGTCTCCGGCGGCGAGAACGTGTACCCGCAGGAGGTCGAGGACTGCCTCGCGCGGCACACGTCGGTCCTCGAGGTGGCCGTGGTGGGAGTCGACGACGAGGCGTACGGCCAGCGGCTGGTCGCGTGGGTCGCGCTGCGCGAGGGCGCGACCGCCTCGGAGGACGATCTCAAGGCCCACGTCAAGGCGCACCTCGCTCGGTACAAGGTTCCGCGCGAAGTAGGCTTCGTGGACGAGCTGCCGCGCAATGCGACCGGCAAGGTCCTGAAGCGCCGGCTGACCCCCACCGACGAGAGCGAGTGACTCCCTCCATGACGATCGAGATCGGCACCGAAGCGCCCGACTTCACCCTCAAGAACCAGCACGGCGAGGACGTGACGCTGTCCGGCCTCCGCGGCAAGAAGACCCTGCTCGTGTTCTACCCGTTCGCGTTCAGCGGAGTCTGCACCGGCGAGCTGTGCGAGATCCGCGACAACCTCGCGGCGTTCAACGAGCTCGGCGCCGAGGTCCTCGCGATCTCCTGCGACCCGATGTTCGCGCTCCGCGCCTTCGCCGAGAAGGACGGTCTGACCTTCTCCCTGCTCGCCGACTTCTGGCCGCACGGGGCGGTCGCGTCGGCGTACGGCGTCTTCGACGAGGCGCGCGGTTGCGCGCTGCGCGGCAGCTTCCTGATCGACGAGGAGGGTGTCGTGCGGTGGAAGGTCGAGAACGGTCTGCCCGACGCGCGCGAGCTGAAGTCGTACCTGGGTGCGCTCGAGGAAATCTCTGCATGACCCTCCCGCGCAGAGCGTGATCTGTGCAAGACTGAACACGCGTGGCCGCTGGTGACCCGAGACGCCAGCGGCCACGTCTTTGCCTTCTGCTGTCCCTCTCGATCCGGCCCCTGCCGCCCGATCGAGACGTCCTCATCCGATAGGGTGAGGCGCCGTATCCCGTCCTCCGGGACGTTTCCGGGCGTATAGCTCAGCGGTAGAGCACCTCGCTTACAACGAGGCGGTCGGGGGTTCGATCCCCTCTGCGCCCACCACTCCTCAGCATCCCGTTCGTCGGCCCGAAACGACGATGCGACTGTCGCCCTGCGCGGATAGGCTCGTCACGGACCTTCGGTGACATCAACGACATCTCGGACGAGATGGAGCACGAGAGGATCGACGGGCGCGTCGTGATCGAGCACTGAGCACCGAGGTCGTGCAGTCAACGCGTCGCCGGGGCGCCTCCGCACCTCGCGCCGTCGTGCGGTGGGTCGAGTCGGGACGCGGCTCGGTCCTCCTGGGCGTGCTCGCGCTCATGACGCTGTTCCGGTTGCCGTACGTGTGGGCGCCGCTGTCGTCCGACGAGGGTGGCTTCCTTCTGGTCGCGCACCAGTGGGGGGCGACCGACGGTTCCCTCTACGGCAACCAGTGGGTCGACCGGCCGCCGGGCCTCCTCCTCGTCTTCCGTGCCGCTGACGTGCTCTCCGAAGCGCTCGGGGACCGCGTGGCCCTGCGCCTGGTCGCGCTCCTTCTCGCGGCCGTCGCGGTCGTCGCCGCGTGGTTCGCCGGCCGCACCCTCGGTGGTGCTCGCGGGGCGGTCGCGGCAGCGCTGGTGGTGACGGCGCTGACGTCCACCCCGATGTTCAGCGGTCCACGCCTGATGACCGCACTGCCGGGAGTCACGCTCGTCGCGGTCAGCGTCGCGCTGGCGCTCGCCGCGACGTACGAGGCCAGGACGGCTCGCGCACAGGTGTTGCTGGCCGCTGCGGCCGGGGCCGCCGGTGCCTCGGCCCTGCTGATGAAGCAGAACTTCGCCGACGGCATCGTGTTCGCCGCCGTCCTGTGGGTCGTGGCCGGCGCGCGTGGTCGCCGTCTGGTCCTTCCGGGCGTCGCCGGAGCAGCCGTTCCATTGCTGCTCACGCTGTGGTGGGCTGCGACAGGGCCCGGCGTCGGCACGCTGTGGGAGGCGCTGTTCGGCTTCCGAGAGGAGGCCCTGTCGGTGATCCTCTCCTCGAGCACGGTCGCCCCGGCCGAGCGCGCGCTCGTGTTCGGTCTCGCGATCCTCGCCAGCGGCGCAGCGCTGCTGGCCGGCGTCACGGTGTGGGCCATCGTCCGCGAGCGTCGTCGCGCGGCCGCCATCGCGACGCTGGCGCTGCTCGGGTGGGCGGTCTTCGGCATCGCCGGCGGCGGCTCCTGGTGGCGCCACTACGCGCTGCAGCTCGCCGTCCCGCTGGCGCTGGGCGCAGCGCTCGCGATGCGGTCCGGGCTGATCCGCACGGTGAGGGTCGCGGTCTCACTCGCGCTCGCGGCGACCCTGGTGGCGGTCGCGTGGCTGGCGCCGGCGGCGGTGCGCGACTGGCCGTCGAGCGGCACCGCCGCGGGGGAGTGGATCCATGACCACGCCCGACCGGGAGACTCCGGGCTCGTCGCGTACGGGTCTCCCCAGGTGCTGCGCGTCGGCGGCCTCTTCGCTCCGTACGAGTACTCGTGGAGCCTTCCGATCCGCGTACGCGACCCCGACCTCGTCCAGATGACGGCGGTGCTGTCGGGCGCCGATGCTCCCGAGTGGCTCGTCGAGATGGGCTCGTTCACCTGGTGGGGCATCGACACGGCCGCGTTCCGTGAGGTCGTCGCCACCCGCTACCGCGAGGTCGCCGATGTGTGCGGCCACCACATCTACCTCCGGATCGACGTCCGTCGCGATCTCGAGGGCCTGACTGAGTGGTGCCCCGACCTCTACGGGCGCACGACGGGGTCGTCGTAGGCTGGCGCTCGTGAGCGACCTGCGCGTGCGTGACGTCATCGACCTCCTCGACTCGTGGTACCCGCAGCACCACGCCGACTCCTGGGACGCCGTCGGCACCTCGGTCGGCGACCCGAGCGCCCCCCTGCGACGGATCCTGCTCGCCGTCGACCCGGTGCAGGCCGTCGTCGACGAGGCGGTGGCGTCCGAGGCGGAGCTGGTCGTCACCCACCACCCGCTGATGCTCAAGGGCGTGCACTCGGTCGCCGCGACGACGCCCAAGGGACGGGTGGTCACCGACCTCGTCCGACACGGGATCACGCTCCACACCTGCCACACCAACGCCGACTCGCCGGAGCTCGGCGTGTCCGACTCGCTCGCCCGCGCGCTGGGGCTCGTCGATGTCGCACCGCTCGACCCGGACGCTGCCGACCCGCTCGACGCATGGGTCGTGTACGCCCCGCGGTCCGACGCCGAGGCCGTGGCCGCCGCGATGCACGGGGTGGGAGCAGGAGCCGTCGGTGACTACGACCGCTGCCAGTTCGTGAGCGACGGCACGGGCTCGTTCCGTCCGGGCGGCGGCGCGACTCCGGCCATCGGCGGCGTCGGTGAGGTCGAGCGCGTCGACGAGGCCCGCATCGAGATGGTCGCGGCGCGCGCTCTCCGTGGCGAGGTCCTCGCGGCCGTACGCTCGGCCCACCCGTACGAGGAGGTCGCGTACACCGTCACCGAGATCGCCGCCGTGCCTGAGCACGACCGAGGCAGCGGCCGCGTCGGGTCGCTGCCGACGCCGACGACGCTCACGGAGTTCGTCGCCCAGGTGGTCCGTGCGCTGCCGACCAACCACAGCGCCGCCCGCGTCGCCGGTGACCCCGAGGCCCGTGTGAGCAGGGTCGCGGTGTGCGGCGGGTCCGGCGACTTCCTGCTCGATCGGGCCCGGGCGAGCGGCGTCGACGTGTACGTGACCTCCGACCTGCGGCACCATCCGGTCTCGGAGCTGCGCGAGCAGCCGGGAGCACCTGCGGTGGTCGACGTGCCGCACTGGGCGGCGGAGTGGACGTGGCTCCCGGTGCTCGCCGACCGGCTGCGCGGCTGGCTCGACTCCCGAGGGAGTACGGTTCAGGTCCAGGTGTCCGGCCTCGTCACCGACCCGTGGACGTCGCACCTCGGGTGGTCGAAGTAATACGGTGGATCCGGTCATGTCCAGCGGTACGCACGCAGTCGTCCGTACCCGTCAGAGGAGCCCACGCTGAAAGCCGACCCGTTCGACCAGCTCGCCCTGCTCGAGGTCCAGGCCATCGACTCGCAGCTCGCCCAGCTCGCGCACCGTCGCCGGTCGCTGCCACAGGTGGCGGTCCTCGCCGAGCTGCGTGCGGAGCGGGAGGCGGTGCACGCGCGCAGCGTCCAGGCTCAGACCAAGGTCGCCGACCTGACCGCCGACCAGACGAAGGCCGATCGCGAGGTCGCCTCGGTGCGCGCCCGTCGTGACCGCGACCAGACCCGGCTCGACTCCGGGCAGGTGACCAACCCCAAGGACCTCCAGAACATCCAGCACGAGATCGTCGCGCTCGACCGTCGCATCGCCTCGCTCGAGGACGACGAGCTCGAGGTGATGGAGGAGCTCGAGGGCGCCCAGTCCGAGCTGGCCGTGGCCACCGACGCGCTGGCGTCGCTCGACGCACGGATCGCCGACGAGCTCGCCGGGCTCGAGGTCGCGACCGCCGAGCTCGACGCGTCGGCCGAAGCCCTGCGCGCCGAGCGTGGCCCTACCGTCGAGCGCGTGTCCGAGCCGCTGCTCCAGCTCTACGCGAAGGTCCGGGAGAGCCACGGAGGCGTGGGCGCTGCGGCGCTGCGGCACAAGCGGTGCGAGGGATGCCGGCTGGAGATCAACGGGGCCGACCTCCGTGAGATCGCCGCCACGCCGTCGGACCAGGTGCTGCGGTGCCCGGAGTGCAACCGCATCCTCGTGCGGACCGGCGAGTCAGGTCTGTGAGCACGCCGCGACGAGTGATCGTCGAGGCGGACGGCGGGTCGCGGGGCAACCCGGGACCCGCGGCGTACGGCGCCGTGCTCCGTGACGCCGACTCCGGTGCCGTGATCGCCCAGCGGGCGGAGACGATCGGTGTCGCGACCAACAACGTCGCCGAGTACTCAGGTCTGATCGCCGGTCTCGAGCTCGTGGCGCAGCACGCGCCGGAGGCCGAGGTCGAGGTCAAGATGGACTCCAAGCTCGTCATCGAGCAGATGGCCGGGCGCTGGAAGGTCAAGCACCCCGCCATGAAGCCGCTCGCCGCCCAGGCCCGCGAGCTCGCACCCGCCGACGTCACGTGGACCTGGATCCCTCGCGAGCGCAACACCGCCGCCGACGCGCTCCTCAACGCGGCGCTGGATGCGGCGCGCGGTGGTGCGGCCGTGCCTGCACCCGTGGCGTCGGTGGCTCCGGAGGCGGAGCCGGCGCCGCGAGCGGAGCCAGGTGCTCGGAACCC
Above is a genomic segment from Mumia sp. Pv4-285 containing:
- the aceE gene encoding pyruvate dehydrogenase (acetyl-transferring), homodimeric type — encoded protein: MAQSPERPPVIHEGLPSQLPDIDPDETTEWLESFDEMVDERGRGRARYVMLRLLERAREKQVGVPALTSTDYINSIPPEREPWFPGDEDIERRIRAYIRWNAAVMVSRANRPGLGVGGHIATYQSAASLYEVGFNHFFRGKDHPGGGDQVFIQGHASPGIYARAYLEGRLNEDQLDRFRQEVSHGTGQGLSSYPHPRLMPDFWEFPTVSMGLAALNSIYQARFNRYLQNRGIKDTSEQRVWAFLGDGEMGEPESLGAIGLAAREELDNLTFVINCNLQQLDGPVRGNGKIIQELESTFRGAGWNVIKVIWGREWDDLLARDVDGVLVNQMNRTPDGQFQTYSIEDGDYTRDHFFGADPRLLKMVEHLTDDQISKLPRGGHDYRKVYAAFEAAMKHTGQPTVILAQTIKGWTIDALEGRNATHQMKKLTKADLKKFRDRLHLPISDEDIDGSDIAPFYHPGEDSDEMHYMRERRRQLGGSLPKRVVRAKPLELPADETYAELRGGSGTQAIATTMAFVRLLRNLMRDKGVGSRIVPIAPDEFRTFGMDSMFPTAKVYNPHGQSYESVDRKILLAYKESTAGQLLHEGISEAGAVASMTAAGSAYATHGEPMIPVYIFYSMFGFQRTGDSLWAMADQLSKGFLVGATAGRTTLTGEGLQHADGHSPLLARTNPAAIHYDPAFGFEISHIVKDGMRRMYGATEEHPQGEPVFYYLTVYNEPVVQPAEPEDLDVDALLKGMYRYSEAPARGGDSPQAQILASGVAVPWAVEAQRILAEEYDVRAHVWSVTSWNELARDAEAAERATFNAPGSDVVQPYVTRALADASGPVVAVSDYMRAVPDQIARWVPQAWTSLGADGFGFADTRAAARRFFQIDTASIVVGVLESLAAAGEVKPEIAAEAYARFQVDDPTAVAGVPQEGGDA
- a CDS encoding peroxiredoxin, which encodes MTIEIGTEAPDFTLKNQHGEDVTLSGLRGKKTLLVFYPFAFSGVCTGELCEIRDNLAAFNELGAEVLAISCDPMFALRAFAEKDGLTFSLLADFWPHGAVASAYGVFDEARGCALRGSFLIDEEGVVRWKVENGLPDARELKSYLGALEEISA
- a CDS encoding Nif3-like dinuclear metal center hexameric protein, which produces MSDLRVRDVIDLLDSWYPQHHADSWDAVGTSVGDPSAPLRRILLAVDPVQAVVDEAVASEAELVVTHHPLMLKGVHSVAATTPKGRVVTDLVRHGITLHTCHTNADSPELGVSDSLARALGLVDVAPLDPDAADPLDAWVVYAPRSDAEAVAAAMHGVGAGAVGDYDRCQFVSDGTGSFRPGGGATPAIGGVGEVERVDEARIEMVAARALRGEVLAAVRSAHPYEEVAYTVTEIAAVPEHDRGSGRVGSLPTPTTLTEFVAQVVRALPTNHSAARVAGDPEARVSRVAVCGGSGDFLLDRARASGVDVYVTSDLRHHPVSELREQPGAPAVVDVPHWAAEWTWLPVLADRLRGWLDSRGSTVQVQVSGLVTDPWTSHLGWSK
- a CDS encoding AMP-binding protein; its protein translation is MNHALRGPGHHRAGAAVLSLATLATSGVVRPYGPRALGGVGRALVRWGTGLAGGYASLAARSPSGIAIDDELGSITFSDLGAQANALARALAELGVGEGDGVALMARNHRWFIITAIAVGRLGADVLYLNTAFSGPQTRELLEREKPRVLVHDQEFADVVEGAPADVARIIAWEETPGHRRTLAALVASQSGEELRPPSREGHSVILTSGTTGAPKGASRGSGSLSAGAALLSRIPLRGGMRVHIAAPLFHTWGWGHLNLAMLLGSTLVLRRRYEPRDFLSTLAQQRCQAAVVIPVMLQRALQLPRAELDAYDLSALKIVAASGSALPGDLATAWMDQFGDNLYNTYGSTECAWVTIAQPAEMRARPGTAGAPPIGTVVALYDAEGRPSTTGQGRIFVRNGLPFEGYTNGTGKEVVDGMMSTGDVGSIRDGLLFVDGRDDDMIVSGGENVYPQEVEDCLARHTSVLEVAVVGVDDEAYGQRLVAWVALREGATASEDDLKAHVKAHLARYKVPREVGFVDELPRNATGKVLKRRLTPTDESE
- a CDS encoding DUF3052 domain-containing protein — translated: MSATAHDADRPGQGDRLGFKPDMVVQELGWDEDVDDVLREAIEDRIGSEMVDGDYGEVVDGVVLWWREGDGDLADALMDSLQDLVEGGTVWLMTPKVGRPGYVDNADIAEAAPIAGLSTTTTASAGSDWAATRLSTHKR
- a CDS encoding zinc ribbon domain-containing protein, whose product is MAVLAELRAEREAVHARSVQAQTKVADLTADQTKADREVASVRARRDRDQTRLDSGQVTNPKDLQNIQHEIVALDRRIASLEDDELEVMEELEGAQSELAVATDALASLDARIADELAGLEVATAELDASAEALRAERGPTVERVSEPLLQLYAKVRESHGGVGAAALRHKRCEGCRLEINGADLREIAATPSDQVLRCPECNRILVRTGESGL